From Amaranthus tricolor cultivar Red isolate AtriRed21 chromosome 4, ASM2621246v1, whole genome shotgun sequence:
ATTACATTGTGAataaattttcattcaaataatgcaaaatgagtaaATTAGGAgagtaaattattaaatttctttACTCTTCTATTTCACCTATTTCACATTATTTCGAATTACAAAATgagagtttttttatttaaatgataaataatgcaaaatgaataaataaatgataaaactattaaatttctttatttctgTGTCTCAtctattttgcattattttaatataagaatttttttttaattcaaatgatttatgaaataaatgaGTAGATAATAGGATTCTTTATCTAGAAAGAACTTAGACCAAAATGTAGTGCTTTTAAAACAACACACCCCTTCTTCAAAGACTCTCCCTTCTTAATTACCCAAAGCCCACCAAACTCCCCACATATTTCTTTTGTTTCGTTAACGTTTTCTCTTACGCAACATTTCTCtctttcccttttcctttttctctcaTTTCACCTTTCCCAATTTATCAACAATCTTCATCATCCTTTTcaattcttcttcttcatcactttaattcttttcttctttttctctaaTTCATTATTACTTATATATCTTCTTTCAAATTCAaacttgtaaattgtaattaattttaatttacataattcaaaagtgaagaaaaaaaattggtgGTTTATGATATGACGTCGATGAACGAAGCATCACCGGAAAAATTGGCGGTTAATGGAGTAGCGATGAGTTTTCCGGTGAATGATTGTTGTTCTTCACCGACTTCTTTATCACCGTCGAAGCTTCCTCGGAGACTTCGCCGTCGACTTTCCGAGTGTAAAACTCCTTCTAGTGCCGAAGAAATTGATGCTAAGCTCAAAGAAGCCGATCTCCGTCGTCAggtttatagtttttttttttttttttttttttttttttttcccctcTGTTTTAACTTTGGAATTGTTTTTGAAGTAGTGGAATGAGTATGGTGtgctttttttttcctttcaattTTCTGAGAGTAAAAGtgatttttgttgttgatttttaaGATAATCAGGATAACAATTCTGATGTTTTGATACTAGGTTAATGTTTGATTGtgaaatttagtaaaaaaaaaaaaagaaacgtagtgtgattctttttttaaatggTGATTATTTTGTTGATTGTTACGactattagtttttaattttcatgCTTGGTTATTTGGTGCAATCTTTCTTTGAGTATTGtgtttttgaaataattttgacattttatttcatTGGGATGGGGTGGGGGAGTATTAGTAATAAGTATATATTGTTGATTAAAGACTGCACGATTGAAGAAAGCATTTGGggtttaaattttattgttttgtgagttAATTGTGTTACTTTCTAGATATAGTTGAATTGGGTGATGAATCAATTAAAGTCAGTCATATTTGTTGTTGAAAAGTCATGATTTCGATCAGTGTTTAGAAAAATTGTTTCGTGAGTGAGTTAGTTTCTTGTATAATTCGGtgaaatgaatcaaaaaaaaaaaaaaaatttggctACAAGAATTTTCGtaattttgttgctttggtTGTTCAAACTTTGGCGTTTGATTGTTTTATCATATAATTCTGGTTTTAGTTTCTAAACTCTTAACGCCCCCTTGGATTGTAGTAATGTAAATGATTTGTATGTAAGTTTTCATGAAAGGTATAGTTCCCATGACTATGATAACATAAcaagttttttatttacaattatGATAATGTCATGAAATgattttttcttgaaaaaaatgagatgtTTTGAAGTAGAAAAagcatgaccattaaacttagtttgataaaaaattttactaaaattacactatcTTTTTATTAtccattaccatctaatatcATATTTTCAAGTGAATTTTTTTTGCTGTTGAGGGAATGTCTTTGTATTGAAAGTTTCGTGAGGGAAAATGTATTAAAGGTATGATATTTCTTTGTTATACTGTTGaatagttaatttttattagTCTTTGGTTTCAGTCGGAGTGTATTTCGTCTTTGTTTGTTAAGAACATGATTTCATCTTCACAGGGACCAGAAAAAACACTTGCGGTTCCTTCATTTCCTTAAGTATTACAAAGAGAATATTAACATCTTTGTTTAAGTGGTTTGAATAAACTTGTTCAATTTTGAGCTTAGTTTTAAGAGTGCGGCTAGGCATAGGGTGCATACAGGGACCAGAAAAACCTATGACTCCAGATGATGCACAAGCCAAGAAGTGTAGGGAGGCACACAAGTCACTGGAGTCGCAAAGGTGATGTGCACCTCCATTGCCTCTGCCAGCAATAccattttaaaagttaaaaaaaaatgaaaaaagaaaaatcacaaCAAACTATTTTTGGCTGTGCTATTTTCTCATAAACACTGAATGACTGAAAGGTGCATTTAGTTGCACAAGGCAAGGTGCTGCTACTCCTTGCGCCTTGGTGCGGCTCACGCTTCCTTGAAATTAAGATTTTGAGGTTTGGTTCCTGCTTTGTAGCTGGGTGttaaagaaattaagaaaatatttgCTGTTTTGATCAAGTTATTGGCACCTGACGTAGAGTTGTTTATTGGTCAATAGTTAGTAGGAAAAATTTCTGTGAATCATACCATCTTTTGcttattttcctataataataccaacttttgattaaccataaataatataacTTAAAGGGGAGTTTTCCTAGAAAATcgtaacatgttaaaaatcaaactatagggtattataagacaaaaaaaatattcatggttaattaatagttggtattactatagaaaaattaacaaaagtttGTATCATTCACAGTAATTTTTTCTAGTTAATATTCTTGTAATGATATCCCACTGAGCTTAAAGTGCTTTTTCAGCTGAAGTCAATAAGCATTGATTGCTTGGTTCCAAACTTTCTATTGTTGCTTTTGCATGTCATGGAAATGAATGAATGACAGTGTTTCTTAGAGATTCAATTATGTTAATTCCATTTTTCCTTGGAATGTTTTATGAACATTGTGTTTTTCACAATGGCAGCAATTCCACGAATTTTTATCAAGCAAAGCAAGGCCAAAGCAGAGGAGCCCATCATGGTCATCTTCACAAGATTTGGATCTTGGTCAGAGACTTGAAGCTAAGCTTAATGCAGCAGAGCAGAAAAGGTGTGTTCTTCTTGACCCTTTTTTGGGGGTTGGGAGAAGGGGTCTTttcatttgtttaatttttattaactgAGCTTAACGTGTCTGTCTTGGAATCAAGAGAAAATTGCTGGTTTAATAGTTGGATGTTCGAAATTTTTGTCTTCCTTGTCTAGAAgaaaatattattcttttggTTCTTAAAAGTAGTGTATTGCTTGATGACATCACCTTTTCATCGTTGTGACACTGTTAAATAGATCTTGAtatcttttattatattatgttCTGATATTAATTGCTTTCAAAACTGCTCTAAGTGATATGACTTAGTTTCCtgatatttgattttttggAGTGCACATTACAATGCTATTGTAAAACTAATAATGACTGGTGTgaacttttaatttctattcCAGTGGATTCAACAATAATGGAAATCTTGTGGCATGATTTAAGATTGTTTTTTGCTGGTGCAGATTGAGCATTCTTTCAAAGGCTCAGATGCGATTGGCTAGGTTGGGTGAGCTGCGACAAGCGGCTAAAAGTGAGGTAGAAATGCGCGTTGAGAAAGAACGTGGGGAATTGGGTATGAAGGTTGAATCACGGGTTCAGCAAGCAGAGGCAAATAGAATGCTTATCTTGAAATCTCGTAGACAGCGGAGGGCTGCAAGAAAAGAGCGGACGGCTCAATCCTTAACGCGAAGGATGCTACAGGAAAGCAGATACAAAGAGTGTGTGCGTGCTGCTATACACCAGAAGCGTGCTGCAGCAGAGAGGAAGCGACTGGGATTATTGGAAGCTGAAAGATTAAAGGCACATGCTAGGTTGGTGCGAGTGCAGAGAGCGGCTGATTCCGTTTATACTCAACGGGAAATGGAgagaatgaaaaagaaagaGCAGCTGGAGGATCGGTTGCAAAGGGTATGTATATGTTTCTATATGATGAGATACCTTGAGGAATACTTTGGAAGTGGTACGTAGTCCTGTGGTATGATGTCTCCATGTTTACGTTCAGACTTGGTTTTACCAAACTATATGTGTGAATCCATTCTTTTAATGCCAATCAGCATAAAGGGTTCCtttatatttttggaaattGAATATATTTCTGAATACAAAATATTCCAATGTGGTATATGCAACTAAGATTTTCGAATAGATGATGTATattctttttaagctttttgtttCATTCTTGTGCTAATTTTCAGGCACATGCATGAGATGTTAATGATGAAATGTGATTTGTTACAAACTGCTTGTTGTCATTCTCTCAAACGAGATTTGATTTCAATTGTTGACAGGCTAGAAGACAGCGAGCTGAATTTTTGAGGCAGAGAAAGAGTAACAATGGCTCTTCTCATGGCAATTGTAATGCCATGCATGATCAGGCTTTAAATCTCGCCAGAAAGTTATCTAGGTGAAGAATCTTAATTGTGCAGTCAATAATTATGTAGATTGATTATGCTTTTAGCTTTTTGTCGATTTAATCTCCATATATGATGCTGTCTACATAGTGTTATTAGAATTGGAGAGTTGATTTGTAAAACTTCCACCACATCTGGCATTTActgaaaaaagaaacaaaaaatttatcTCTAATGTTTTCATGACAAGTGAGAAAGTATGTGTGCCGTTCTTCTCCTGAGCCAGAGTTGTGAATTGTGTTGCAATGGCAAATCATTATTCTGTTGGCTAACTTTAGATTTATACTTCGCTATAGACAATAGTTTTGATGTTTTTAACCTTCTACACCTTACTAATGTATGATGGCATTGCTTATAGGTGCTGGAGACAGTTTGTTAAGTTGAGAGGAACAACACGTTCCTTGGCAAAAGCTTTTGAGGTTTTGAGTATCAATGAGAAATCAGTCAAGTCAATGCCTTTTGAGCAGCTTGCAGTCCTGATTGAGTCAGATTCAACTTTGAAGACAGTGAAAGCTTTGCTTGACCAGCTTGAAGTCCGTCTCAGGGCTCGACAGGGAACCAGTGGTTCATGTCGTCTGGAAAACATTGATCACCTGCTCAAACGTGTTGCTATTCCAAAGCGCAGGCATAATGTAAGCAATGCATCTAAGACTAGAGGTCAAAAAAGAGCTGGGTCTGGGGGAGAGGGACTTCAGAGTCGACGTAAAATGTCAAGATATCCTGTGAGGATTGTCCTTTGTGCCTATATGATACTTGGACACCCTGATGCTGTCCTCAGTGGTAAAGGAGCGCATGAGATAGCCCTTGCCGAGGCTGCTGTGAAGTTTATTCAGGAATTTGAGTTATTGATCAAGATATTACTAGAAGGTTTCTGTGTAAAATCAGCTTCGGGGGACAATTGTACTTTCAGATCGCAGCTCGAGAAATTTGATAAAGCATGGTGCTCGTATTTGTATTGCTTTGTGGTATGGAAGGTAAAGGACGCCAAATTACTAGAGGATGATTTGGTGAGGGCTGCATGTCAGCTGGAGCTCTCTATGATGCATACTTGTAAGCTTACTCCTGAGGGAGACAACGGAGGTCTTACCCATGACATGAAGGCTATTCAGAAGCAGGTCAGAATTTACTGTTTTTTGTGTCTAATACCATACATTTTTTTGTGTCTAATACCATACAAAGCTATATGTAATGGGTTTCCCTTGAATGATGTCGATATTGTTAGGTGATGGAAGATCAAACACTTCTTAAGGCGAAAGTACAAAATCTTAGTGGTGATGTTGGCATTGAACGGATGGAGAATGCTATTTCTGATGCACGGATCAAATTCTTTGAATCGAAGGATACTGGGAGTCCTTTTACATCCCCAGTTGCTCACATATCATCTCCtggttcatcttgttcatcagACGACTCTCCATCAACAGTCTCTGGTGAAGCAAGCAGCACGGTTGGTGTTAGTGGAAGATTGAGCGGTGTGGCACGGTCATTGTTCAAGGAAGTTGATGCCACTGTAGGCCAAGTGCTTACATGTCCATCGGAGGCACATTCAGCCGATGCCCAAATAAGCGGTGGCATGATGCCAATCACTGAGAACGAACTCTTAGTTAATGAGATTGTCCATGAACATCGTCATGGTTTTGCTGATAAGCTTTACTTAGATGAAGACGATGAAAGTGGTGTTAAGGTGTGTCCTTGGAATACTCTACTGATGCCTATTTGGTGGATGCATCATGCATTAGTTGAGTGCTTCCATACTTCTCCACACATACTAAGTCCTAAATGCATCATTTTTATGCAGGCAAAAATCAAAGAGACAATGGAGAAAGCATTTTGGGATGGAATCATGGAATCCATGAAGCAGGAGCAGCCTGACTACAGTTGGGTTCTTAAACTAATGACAGAAGTCAGGGATGAATTATGTGAGATGTCTCCCAGAAGCTGGCGACAAGAAATTACAGATGTGATTGACATAGAAATCCTTTCACAGGTACCTTTTTCAAGAATAAGATAAGATTGACATTTTTTATTCATCAGTCATATAATTTCTGAAAGTCGAGTGCTTTGTATCATCAGTATTATGTGGGCATGTGTTGTCATGTTGATgtcatattttttttgtcttttataggtTTTGAGAAGTGGAACGTTGGATATGAATTACCTGGAAAAATTACTGGGTTATGCACTGATGACCCTTCAAAAGCTGTCAGCCCCAGCAAATGATGATAAGATGAAAGCTTCTTACCTGAACTTACTGAAAGAACTGAGTTTAGTCTCACAATCTGGAGATAATACAAATTCTTCTTTTGCCATAGCAGTTATCAAGGGTCTTCGTTTTATCTTAAATGAAATTCAGGTTTGTAACTTTTGCTGCTCACTATTTTTCTATATTaatgtgaataagttgattttATTTACGATATTCTTTTGTTCTCTTGTTTAGCATTTGAAGAAAGAGATAAGTAGAGCACGCATCAGAATGATTGAGCCAATGATCAAAGGGCCTGCTGGGCTGGACTATTTGCAAAAGGCTTTTACAGAACGATATGGACCCCCTTCTGATTCCTCTACTTCTTTACCTGTGACAAAGAGTTGGCTAAATTTGGTGCGTACTGATGTGGATCAGGAATGGGATGAACATCTGGATGCACTGTCGACATTGCCAGATACTCGGGAGACTTCTTCCCAAGGGGAGGCCCCAACCACCCTTCGGACAGGAGGAAGTGTAACGTTAGGACGACACTCTGTAGAACCCACCAGTGTTGGTATGTTGTGTGAAACTACTATTTGACGAAAGAGAACCTTAtctcttttatttattgattgttTTATCTTTTCTACGCCTCACTCTTTATTTTGGCTAAAATAATTGGTAATTCATCTAAAATAAGCCTAAACAAATAAATACACTAAAATAGATAGATTTATGTAAAGTCGTTGATGTTCGATTCCAAGGTCAATCGAAGAAAACCACTTTGTTATCTATCTCCCGAACCCTCCTTTAGGTTGGAGCTTCTTTTGGCATCAGGGTAATGAATTGTTGTTGTGCTAAAATAGAAATTCCCATATTTAGGATATGTAAAGTGCTGTTGGATGGTTCCAAATCTTGTCATTTTTACATCAAAGCACTATTCTTAAGAGTTTCACAAAGGTGGATTTTCTTTTACCAAATCatttttttcttacttgcagGTAGTGAGCAACCGGAGTGCAGAGGGGAAAAGACAGATATGTTTCTCAGGCTAGGTCTATTGAAGTTGGTTCGTGAGATTGATGGATTAGTCCAAGAGTCTCTGCCCGAGACTTTAAAACTTAATGTATCTAGATTGAGAGCAGTTCAATCTCAATTGCAGAAGATCATTGTTATTTCCACAAGGTTCGTAAATTAATCTGTTATAGTCTTCTTCATCCCTTCTGTTTGCTTGATTGTGTTAATTGTTGGTAAACATTAGTCTGAAAGTAAAGTAGATTTTACTTGTATTCACTCACTAGTTTCTCCTGTCTGCAGTATGCTGGTTCTCCGACAAGCCCTTCTTAGTGAACACTTGGTAACAAACCCATCAGACATGGATAATGTGATCACTCAATCTACAAAACAGCTTTCAGAGTTGCTCGATAAGGTGGAAGACGTGGGCATTACTGAAATCGTTGAAGCAATTATTGGGCTCTCTGATAACGTAAATCATGCTGTCAACTTAGAAAAACTGAGAGCAAGGATGGGGGTCGTGGCTAACATGCTCTCAAAGAGCTTGAAATCTGGGGACGCAATTTTCACACACGTCTCCCGAGCTGTTTACCTGGCAGTAAGAGCCACTGTGCTCGGTGGGACTAAAAGCAAGGGCCGACAATTAGCAGAAATGGCGCTTCGTCGCGTGGGCGCATCACTTCTTATTGATAAGGTAGTAGAAATTTCGGAAGTTCTTATTGTGGTGGCAACTGTTTCTGCCACTGTACATGGACCATGGTACGAGCAGCTGCTGAAGAATATGTAATAATAATCAGGTAAATCTAGTAGGGAGTGGTTTTAACATATTCCCATATATTAGTATTTTAATTCAATGTATATATGTTGTAAATATAATTATGCTTAGCAAGTAAGACATAATTAGCAATTAAGGTAATTTAGTCGGATAATTATCAATGGACTTAATAACGCCCTTAATTatgttgtaatttgtaaataacaATTGGCACTTTAAAGTCTATGAAATGTTGTTATTAtctatttatctatttatttatttctcaaattaattatcttaaaattacaaatgattattttaaggttataagtgattacttttgtGATGTTATATGATCTTGTGCGAGAAGTATGATTCATAGGTGGAATTGTTCAGTTAATCAAAAGAGAAAATTCTTCTTAAGCAATCCCTTTGAGTGCAACTATAAGACTCAAATATGTGAGATCTTCTGAAGTTTTCGGATGCAGACTCAAAGGTAAAGATAAAGAGAGTatacaaaggaaaaaaaaaacgtcTAACAATTGCTAATCACTAATCAGTAATCAGTTATTGTATAAGGAAAAGGTCCTCCTACTAGGCTACTACTACTAATGATAATCAATTTGCCTAAAAATTGATAAGAGGGAATTGTCTACTGTCTACTGAATCAGTTACAAGATCTCTTTTTTGAATCCTTCAACCCATCTTTTCCATCTGAGTTAAGTCGTCCACCAGAACAGGATACTTCACAAACCCCCATGACGACCAACAAGAACAGATCGATAGATGGCAGCCACATGTAAGAAGCAAACGAGCATTACGATCAGATCATCCAGAAGACCGATTACTCCTAGTATTGCTGCAAAATGGGTATAATCCAGATTAATATGTTGCTAATCAATTCCTGATTTAAGCAGAATTTTAATTACCTTCAGGGATAATGTCCACAGGACTCAACAAGTATATGATACTCAAGAGCATCTGAAACAACAAGACATAGTTCGTCATATTCTGGACGCTAAATTGCTGAATATATGAATTGATAAGGAAAATCTTGGGAATGTGATTTGTTTACTTAACTGCCAAATAGACGCGAAACTTAATGACGAATGGCAAAGATCTTTGAGGATTCATCAAATCACGCAACAGCCTTCGGAGAAGAAAGGGAAGATCTCGTAGTCTCTGATGAAACAAAAAACAATGGTTAAACAATATTTCAATTTCTGGACCTTT
This genomic window contains:
- the LOC130809979 gene encoding uncharacterized protein LOC130809979, whose protein sequence is MTSMNEASPEKLAVNGVAMSFPVNDCCSSPTSLSPSKLPRRLRRRLSECKTPSSAEEIDAKLKEADLRRQQFHEFLSSKARPKQRSPSWSSSQDLDLGQRLEAKLNAAEQKRLSILSKAQMRLARLGELRQAAKSEVEMRVEKERGELGMKVESRVQQAEANRMLILKSRRQRRAARKERTAQSLTRRMLQESRYKECVRAAIHQKRAAAERKRLGLLEAERLKAHARLVRVQRAADSVYTQREMERMKKKEQLEDRLQRARRQRAEFLRQRKSNNGSSHGNCNAMHDQALNLARKLSRCWRQFVKLRGTTRSLAKAFEVLSINEKSVKSMPFEQLAVLIESDSTLKTVKALLDQLEVRLRARQGTSGSCRLENIDHLLKRVAIPKRRHNVSNASKTRGQKRAGSGGEGLQSRRKMSRYPVRIVLCAYMILGHPDAVLSGKGAHEIALAEAAVKFIQEFELLIKILLEGFCVKSASGDNCTFRSQLEKFDKAWCSYLYCFVVWKVKDAKLLEDDLVRAACQLELSMMHTCKLTPEGDNGGLTHDMKAIQKQVMEDQTLLKAKVQNLSGDVGIERMENAISDARIKFFESKDTGSPFTSPVAHISSPGSSCSSDDSPSTVSGEASSTVGVSGRLSGVARSLFKEVDATVGQVLTCPSEAHSADAQISGGMMPITENELLVNEIVHEHRHGFADKLYLDEDDESGVKAKIKETMEKAFWDGIMESMKQEQPDYSWVLKLMTEVRDELCEMSPRSWRQEITDVIDIEILSQVLRSGTLDMNYLEKLLGYALMTLQKLSAPANDDKMKASYLNLLKELSLVSQSGDNTNSSFAIAVIKGLRFILNEIQHLKKEISRARIRMIEPMIKGPAGLDYLQKAFTERYGPPSDSSTSLPVTKSWLNLVRTDVDQEWDEHLDALSTLPDTRETSSQGEAPTTLRTGGSVTLGRHSVEPTSVGSEQPECRGEKTDMFLRLGLLKLVREIDGLVQESLPETLKLNVSRLRAVQSQLQKIIVISTSMLVLRQALLSEHLVTNPSDMDNVITQSTKQLSELLDKVEDVGITEIVEAIIGLSDNVNHAVNLEKLRARMGVVANMLSKSLKSGDAIFTHVSRAVYLAVRATVLGGTKSKGRQLAEMALRRVGASLLIDKVVEISEVLIVVATVSATVHGPWYEQLLKNM